From one Aeropyrum camini SY1 = JCM 12091 genomic stretch:
- a CDS encoding triphosphoribosyl-dephospho-CoA synthase codes for MTGDCSLATTLSYGAVLEPYIHPKPGGVTPYVSEGGKSFGDFILHASLSSTIVAWGCLKAKERGPSGVIASVKERYLKEVAPRFKGNIAYGTFMLMAPLSVATALSASGEPEVLARVAREIIYCCTGRRESLLHYSILRRLAPSHLGRYAGKLPDVTSGDTSGIPPYPLLLKLNSWDMVHRELAEGYPLALEAYKRSLDKVIEGRSIEEALLEALLKLLADHGDTLIYQKFGGRAFKRARDEAGAALRISERRGVKYAVEWLERLWRTRGWNPGAALDVLAVAAGFLLITIPRLEGDRDVR; via the coding sequence ATGACTGGTGACTGTAGCCTAGCTACAACGCTCAGCTACGGAGCAGTGCTGGAGCCCTACATACATCCTAAGCCTGGGGGAGTCACCCCCTATGTGAGTGAAGGTGGTAAGAGCTTCGGCGATTTCATACTCCACGCATCCCTCTCTTCCACCATAGTAGCATGGGGGTGTCTAAAGGCTAAGGAGAGGGGGCCGTCAGGCGTAATAGCCTCCGTAAAGGAGAGGTATCTAAAGGAGGTTGCCCCCCGTTTTAAGGGGAATATAGCCTACGGGACATTCATGCTCATGGCCCCCCTCTCTGTAGCGACAGCCTTATCGGCCAGTGGGGAGCCCGAGGTGCTGGCGAGGGTCGCAAGGGAGATAATCTACTGCTGTACAGGCCGAAGGGAGAGCCTTCTTCACTACTCCATACTAAGACGCCTAGCACCCTCACACCTTGGAAGGTATGCGGGGAAGCTGCCCGACGTGACTTCGGGAGACACGAGCGGCATACCACCATACCCTCTCCTCCTGAAGCTCAACTCGTGGGACATGGTCCATAGGGAGCTGGCGGAAGGCTACCCCTTAGCTCTTGAAGCTTACAAACGCTCTCTAGACAAGGTTATTGAGGGGCGTAGCATAGAGGAGGCTCTGCTAGAGGCCCTCCTCAAACTACTGGCAGACCACGGCGACACACTCATATACCAAAAATTTGGGGGGAGAGCGTTTAAGAGGGCTAGAGATGAGGCTGGGGCCGCGCTCCGAATATCCGAGAGGAGGGGAGTTAAATATGCCGTCGAATGGTTAGAGCGCCTCTGGAGAACCCGTGGGTGGAACCCAGGGGCCGCCCTTGATGTACTGGCTGTGGCTGCAGGCTTTCTGCTTATAACAATCCCTAGGTTGGAGGGCGATCGTGACGTTCGATGA
- a CDS encoding Asp-tRNA(Asn)/Glu-tRNA(Gln) amidotransferase subunit GatC has protein sequence MAEEKGCSILERLREIAHIELVGDEKEIVCRDIERIADYLGQVSSALEELGVDPEPLYHVWETQSRIRDGLDRKRMVSVESFLEPGRLDGEGRVRVPWREVGGR, from the coding sequence ATGGCTGAAGAAAAGGGGTGCAGTATTCTAGAGAGGCTTAGGGAGATAGCCCATATAGAGCTTGTGGGGGATGAGAAGGAGATAGTCTGCAGGGATATAGAGAGGATCGCAGACTATCTAGGCCAGGTTTCCAGCGCTCTAGAGGAGCTGGGCGTCGACCCAGAACCCCTGTACCACGTTTGGGAGACGCAGTCGAGGATTAGGGATGGTCTCGACAGGAAGAGGATGGTTAGTGTAGAAAGCTTCCTAGAACCCGGCAGGCTCGACGGCGAAGGAAGGGTTAGAGTACCCTGGAGGGAGGTTGGAGGGCGTTGA